Proteins from a genomic interval of Coffea eugenioides isolate CCC68of unplaced genomic scaffold, Ceug_1.0 ScVebR1_3427;HRSCAF=4637, whole genome shotgun sequence:
- the LOC113757921 gene encoding QWRF motif-containing protein 3-like, with protein sequence MPSQEGEPLVLDHQRLRHRKAKSREVSSRFLSSPSSTPSVENVVNSPNHSPSTLRQKPGRSPTDTRKKSNLDSTGFMRGLWPSSSPSSTTSTQPSKSKNGTLAECIGNERLIDLAQRKNPEKSNNPSFLNRQRSCTEFKRFENENKICKENHKPLFGASMRYTGKFKFSRKSSNSPSSSKSPNVSDDNIAPGRLSVDETALRRRRSDYLADMVVDSESDQSEMHSGTSFDSAVTGKSFPASYMAPTVSSRMYGLEIPSKYLQDSSLRSRRWSSDSGTVQKPVSGDNSPKIFTLKNAMKRSNSLKAYGSETSKLGTSPLRSGSPAGSEENKGKTMPNMKPPTSPSKVKGVGNLLTMGLELLKGKKHSPGVSSPLGLGIGESVHQLRMFHSRLVQWRYANARAEVVNSKITKQSESNLIYAWNGIAKLQHSVRQKKLRLEREKQEMKLNYVLQSQIKSLEAWGSMERQHKSAVNVTKDCLQSAVCKVPLVEGAKMEPQSLSMVLRAASDLTSSIKLTNSKFPAMADKTAAACRELAEIVTQEKLLLEECLELFKFISALEVQETSLKCTLMQLKLQAEQQPQHRANSEIHT encoded by the exons ATGCCTAGTCAAGAAGGAGAACCATTGGTTCTTGATCACCAACGGTTGAGGCATAGGAAGGCCAAGTCTCGTGAAGTCAGCTCAAGATTTCTGTCATCACCAAGTTCAACTCCATCAGTGGAAAATGTGGTTAATTCTCCAAACCATAGTCCTTCTACTCTTCGACAAAAGCCCGGTAGATCACCTACGGATACTCGAAAGAAGAGCAACTTGGATAGTACAGGGTTTATGCGGGGGCTTTGGCCGTCATCTTCACCATCATCTACAACTTCAACACAACCTTCAAAGTCCAAGAATGGCACTCTTGCTGAATGCATTGGAAATGAGAGACTAATAGACCTTGCGCAGCGTAAGAACCCGGAGAAATCAAATAATCCATCGTTTTTGAATAGGCAGAGAAGCTGTACAGAGTTTAAAAGATTTGAGAATGAAAACAAGATTTGTAAAGAGAATCATAAGCCTCTTTTTGGTGCATCAATGCGTTATACAGGGAAGTTTAAGTTTTCTCGAAAATCATCGAATTCACCCTCATCATCAAAATCACCTAACGTGTCTGATGATAATATAGCCCCTGGAAGGCTTTCAGTAGATGAAACTGCGCTTCGAAGACGAAGATCTGATTACTTGGCTGATATGGTGGTGGACTCAGAGTCTGATCAGAGTGAAATGCATTCGGGCACGAGTTTTGATTCTGCAGTTACTGGAAAAAGCTTTCCAGCGTCCTATATGGCACCAACTGTGAGTTCAAGAATGTATGGACTCGAAATCCCATCAAAGTATTTGCAAGATTCATCGTTAAGGTCTCGTAGATGGAGTTCAGATTCTGGTACAGTTCAGAAGCCTGTATCAGGAGACAATTCGCCCAAAATATTTACTttgaagaatgcaatgaagagGTCCAATTCACTGAAGGCTTATGGCAGTGAGACATCGAAATTGGGAACATCACCTTTGAGATCTGGCTCACCTGCAGGGTCTGAAGAAAACAAGGGGAAGACAATGCCGAATATGAAGCCTCCGACTAGTCCTTCAAAAGTTAAGGGAGTTGGAAATCTGCTTACCATGGGTCTTGAATTGTTGAAGGGAAAGAAACACTCTCCAGGTGTCTCATCACCTCTAGGATTAGGCATAGGGGAGAGTGTTCATCAATTACGTATGTTTCATAGTAGGTTGGTGCAGTGGAGGTATGCAAATGCCAGAGCTGAGGTTGTCAACTCAAAGATCACTAAACAATCTGAG AGCAACTTAATATATGCTTGGAATGGTATAGCAAAGTTGCAACACTCTGTCAGACAGAAGAAATTGCGGCTAGAGAGGGAGAAACAAGAGATGAAACTAAATTACGTTCTTCAATCTCAA ATCAAGTCACTGGAAGCATGGGGTTCTATGGAGAGGCAACATAAATCAGCAGTAAATGTGACCAAAGATTGTTTGCAGTCTGCTGTTTGTAAGGTACCCCTTGTTGAAGGGGCAAAG ATGGAACCACAATCACTCTCTATGGTTCTTCGAGCTGCATCAGATCTCACTTCATCAATCAAGTTGACAAATTCTAAGTTTCCAGCTATG GCTGACAAGACAGCAGCAGCGTGTAGAGAGCTAGCAGAGATAGTTACACAAGAAAAGTTGTTGTTGGAAGAGTGCTTGGAGCTTTTCAAGTTCATTTCTGCCTTAGAG GTTCAAGAAACAAGTTTAAAATGTACTCTCATGCAACTAAAATTACAAGCGGAACAGCAGCCTCAGCACCGAGCAAATTCTGAAATCCATACATAA
- the LOC113757927 gene encoding probable galacturonosyltransferase 10: protein MRRRGPDFRRPARRRLSNVFWLTLIGLLILLFIVFLSRDSHQPTSRSPYTKKSFRHDRTIEGLNVTEEMLSPDSVARQLNDQISLAKAFVVIAKESNNLQLAWELSAQIRNSQILLSNAALRRTPLTTGESETTIRDMALLLYQAQQLHYDSATMIMRLKAKIQGLEEQMNSVNEKSSKFGQIAAEEVPKSLYCLGVRLTTEWFKNSNLQRILHDKRQLAAKLEDNNLNHFCVFSDNVLATSVVVNSTALNSKDPGKVVFHLVTDEVNYAAMKAWFTMNSFRGVTVDVQKFEDFGWLNASYVPVLKQLQDSETQSYYFSGSIDDGRTPIKFRNPKYLSMLNHLRFYIPEVFPALKKVVFLDDDIVVQKDLSPLFSIDLNSNVNGAVETCMETFHRYHKYLNYSHPLIRAHFDPDACGWAFGMNVFDLVEWRKRDVTGIYHYWQEKNVDRTLWKLGTLPPGLLTFYGLTQPLDLSWHVLGLGYTNVDPHVIENGAVLHFNGNSKPWLKIGMEKYKPLWDKYVDYGHPLLQQCNVH, encoded by the exons ATGAGGAGGAGAGGGCCAGATTTTAGACGGCCGGCTAGGCGGCGGCTTTCGAACGTATTTTGGTTGACCCTTATTGGGTTGCTAATTTTGCTGTTTATTGTTTTTCTTAGCAGAGATAGCCATCAACCCACCTCGAGATCGCCTTATACCAAG AAATCATTTAGACATGACAGAACCATAGAAGGCCTTAACGTTACTGAAGAAATGTTGAGCCCAGACTCAGTTGCAAGACAACTTAATGATCAGATTTCTCTTGCCAAGGCCTTTGTTGTAATTGCAAAAGAAAGCAACAACCTCCAACTTGCATGGGAACTCAGTGCTCAAATCCGCAATTCACAAATCCTTCTTTCAAATGCTGCCTTGAGAAGAACTCCCTTGACTACTGGAGAATCAGAAACTACAATTCGTGATATGGCCCTCTTGCTTTACCAAGCACAACAACTACATTATGACAGTGCAACAATGATCATGAGGCTGAAAGCTAAAATCCAGGGGCTTGAAGAACAGATGAATTCCGTCAATGAAAAGAGTTCAAAGTTTGGACAAATAGCTGCTGAAGAAGTCCCCAAGAGTTTGTATTGCCTTGGTGTTCGGCTGACAACTGAATGGTTCAAGAACTCAAATCTACAGAGAATACTACATGATAAAAGGCAATTAGCCGCAAAACTGGAAGATAATAATCTTAATCATTTTTGCGTCTTCTCTGACAATGTCCTTGCAACTTCAGTTGTTGTGAATTCAACAGCTTTAAATTCTAAGGATCCTGGTAAGGTAGTCTTCCACCTCGTTACTGATGAGGTGAACTATGCTGCAATGAAGGCCTGGTTCACCATGAATAGCTTCCGTGGAGTTACAGTTGATGTCCAGAAGTTTGAAGACTTCGGCTGGTTAAATGCTTCTTATGTTCCTGTTCTTAAACAGCTTCAAGACTCTGAAACTCAGAGTTATTATTTCTCTGGCAGTATCGACGATGGCCGAACACCAATTAAGTTCAGGAATCCCAAGTACCTTTCTATGCTTAACCACCTGAGGTTCTATATCCCAGAGGTTTTTCCTGCACTGAAGAAGGTGGTGTTTCTAGATGATGACATTGTAGTTCAGAAGGATCTGTCTCCTTTGTTCTCCATTGATCTGAATAGCAACGTTAATGGTGCGGTTGAGACGTGCATGGAGACATTCCATAGATACCACAAATACCTAAACTATTCTCATCCTCTGATACGTGCACACTTTGACCCTGATGCCTGTGGGTGGGCGTTCGGGATGAATGTGTTTGACTTGGTAGAGTGGAGGAAGAGGGATGTTACAGGAATTTATCACTACTGGCAGGAAAAAAATGTAGATAGGACATTGTGGAAACTTGGCACACTTCCACCTGGATTGCTGACCTTCTATGGATTGACACAGCCATTAGATCTTTCTTGGCATGTGTTAGGTTTGGGCTACACCAATGTAGACCCTCACGTGATAGAAAACGGGGCTGTGTTGCATTTCAACGGGAACTCAAAACCATGGTTGAAGATTGGGATGGAGAAGTATAAACCCCTGTGGGACAAATATGTTGATTATGGTCATCCTCTACTACAACAGTGCAACGTTCATTGA